Proteins co-encoded in one Leptospira levettii genomic window:
- a CDS encoding bactofilin family protein produces MKDESIDTIISDDITFRGTLSFNQTLKIKGQFKGTITSHGKLIIDETGDVEADVEVGSLVVLGNLKGNVDAKEKVELKKNGKVVGDIKTPGLEVEFGSKIIGNCIM; encoded by the coding sequence ATGAAAGACGAATCGATAGACACAATTATAAGCGACGACATCACGTTTCGCGGAACCCTTTCCTTCAACCAAACATTAAAAATCAAAGGCCAATTCAAAGGTACCATTACTTCCCATGGCAAACTCATCATCGATGAAACGGGTGATGTAGAAGCGGATGTGGAGGTAGGAAGTTTAGTGGTTCTTGGCAATCTGAAAGGGAATGTCGATGCGAAAGAAAAAGTGGAACTAAAAAAGAATGGAAAGGTAGTTGGTGATATCAAAACACCAGGACTTGAAGTGGAATTTGGTTCCAAAATTATTGGCAATTGCATCATGTAA